TTGCCGTACTTCTTCTGCAGGGCCTTGATCTGCGGTTGCAGTTCCTGCATCTGGCGGGTGGTCCGGATCTGTTTGACGAACGGTTTGTACAGCAGCGCACGCAGGGTGAAGACCAGAAACATCACCGACAGCGCCCAGGCGAAGAAGTTCTTCGGGCCCAGCAAGAACGCGAACGCCTTGTACCAGACCCACATGATCGCCGATACCGGGTAGTAGACGAAGTCGAGACTGAAGAAATCAAACAAACGATTCACTCTCCCCTTGAGGTGCCGCGCTTCGGTTTCCGTCCGCGGCTTCATCGACGACATCGGCGTGCCGGCTGCACTCGTGACGCTCCGGGATCGGATCCCAGCCGCCGCGATGCCAGGGACCGCACTTGGCCAGTCTGGCCACCGTCAGCCAGCCGCCGCGAACTAGGCCGTACTCACTGAGCGCATCAACCGCGTATTGGCTACAGGTGGGAACGAACCGGCACGATGCCGGCCGCAGCGGCGACACCATGTGCCGGTACAGCTGGATCAGATAAATGACCGCCCGCACCGCCGCGGATCCCACCCGACCCAGGAAGCGCGCCGGCGGTGTTGCCGTGACAGTCATCGGCCGGTGCCCGCCAGCTCGAAAGCTCTACGTAGCCCGCTGCGCACCTGTTGCTCCAGCCGGGCCGACGAGACGTTCCGGCTACTCGGCAAGGCGCGAATCACCACCTGGTCAAGTGGATCCAGACTTCCCAGCATCGGGCGCGCCACATGGCGCAGCCGCCTGGCCACCCGATGCCGCTCGACCGCAGAGCCCACCCGCTTGGCCACGATCAGCCCTACCCGGGGCCCGCGGTCGCGGTCCGGATCCAGGCCGTGCGGGGGCGCGCTGCTGCGCCGGAAATGCACGACGAGGTCCGGCTGCACCGAACGCATGCCGTACTTCACCGTCGCGTCAAATTCCGTCGACCGCCTCATGCGGTTGCGTGCGGAAAGCACCGCTGGAAGACCCGATCTTGCGATCAGGCAGTTAAAGAGCGGCGACCCTT
The nucleotide sequence above comes from Mycobacterium kiyosense. Encoded proteins:
- the rnpA gene encoding ribonuclease P protein component, with the translated sequence MKYGMRSVQPDLVVHFRRSSAPPHGLDPDRDRGPRVGLIVAKRVGSAVERHRVARRLRHVARPMLGSLDPLDQVVIRALPSSRNVSSARLEQQVRSGLRRAFELAGTGR
- a CDS encoding putative membrane protein insertion efficiency factor, which encodes MTVTATPPARFLGRVGSAAVRAVIYLIQLYRHMVSPLRPASCRFVPTCSQYAVDALSEYGLVRGGWLTVARLAKCGPWHRGGWDPIPERHECSRHADVVDEAADGNRSAAPQGESESFV